The proteins below are encoded in one region of Segatella copri:
- a CDS encoding primase-helicase family protein has protein sequence MMSKTNDNNQPVVVERKQPQAASPTNEVFIRVGTTLYKVVDQPTITGGKVRKRIPWNMETLRQDYGKEFIKYVHKYDGFCTVPEHVNHRTVIDGFLNLYEPIGHKPMQGDFPNIKKLVSHIFGEQYDLGMDYLQLLYLRPVQKLPILLLVSEERNTGKTTFLNFLKALFQDNVTFNTNEDFRSQFNSDWAGKLLIVVDEVLLSRREDSERLKNLSTTLSYKVEAKGKDRNEISFFAKFVLCSNNESLPVIIDEGETRYWVRKISSLQSDDTGFLEKLKAEIPAFLFHLQGRTLSTEHKSRMWFAPEQIATDALRRIIRCNRNRLEVEMSELFLEVMENTQTDSLQFCLNDAIALLQCNHVKAEKYLVRKIVQDCWKLQPSENALTYTSYEYNYNSSGHYSPTKRVGRFYTVTRDKLNSI, from the coding sequence ATTATGAGCAAGACAAACGACAACAATCAGCCTGTGGTTGTGGAAAGAAAACAACCACAGGCAGCATCTCCGACAAACGAGGTGTTCATCCGTGTTGGCACTACCTTGTACAAGGTGGTTGACCAACCTACCATCACAGGAGGAAAGGTAAGAAAGCGCATCCCTTGGAACATGGAGACCTTGCGTCAGGACTACGGCAAGGAGTTCATCAAGTACGTTCACAAGTATGACGGCTTCTGTACTGTTCCCGAACATGTGAACCACCGCACGGTGATAGACGGTTTCCTCAACCTATACGAGCCGATAGGACATAAGCCGATGCAAGGGGACTTCCCTAATATCAAGAAGTTGGTTAGTCACATCTTCGGTGAGCAATATGACCTTGGCATGGACTACCTGCAACTGCTCTATCTCAGACCTGTGCAGAAGTTGCCCATTCTGCTGCTCGTATCAGAGGAGAGGAACACAGGCAAGACCACGTTCTTGAACTTTCTGAAAGCGTTGTTCCAAGACAACGTGACATTCAACACCAACGAGGACTTCCGCAGTCAGTTCAATTCCGATTGGGCTGGCAAGCTGCTGATTGTCGTGGACGAGGTGTTGCTCAGTCGTAGGGAGGATTCCGAGCGGTTGAAGAACCTCAGCACCACCCTCTCGTACAAGGTGGAAGCCAAGGGCAAGGACAGGAACGAGATTTCCTTCTTTGCCAAGTTCGTGCTGTGCTCCAACAACGAATCACTCCCTGTCATCATTGACGAGGGCGAGACCCGATATTGGGTGAGGAAGATTTCATCGTTGCAATCTGACGATACCGGCTTCTTGGAGAAACTGAAGGCGGAGATACCCGCTTTTCTGTTCCATCTGCAAGGCAGAACGCTATCCACAGAGCACAAGAGCCGAATGTGGTTCGCCCCCGAACAGATAGCGACCGATGCTCTGAGGAGAATCATACGCTGCAACCGTAACAGACTTGAGGTGGAAATGTCGGAGCTGTTCCTTGAGGTCATGGAGAACACCCAAACCGACAGTTTGCAATTCTGCCTCAATGACGCAATCGCCTTGTTGCAATGCAACCACGTGAAAGCGGAGAAGTACCTTGTGCGAAAGATAGTGCAGGACTGTTGGAAGCTGCAACCTTCAGAGAACGCCCTCACCTACACCTCATACGAGTACAACTACAATAGCAGCGGTCACTACTCGCCAACAAAACGTGTGGGCAGGTTCTACACTGTAACGAGGGACAAGCTAAATAGCATATAA
- a CDS encoding site-specific integrase, whose protein sequence is MRCTFKTVFYVNGSKERNGIVPIMGRVTINGTIAQFSCKQSVTKAIWDAKGNRATGKSKEAKEVNFALDNIKAQITKHYQRLSDREAFVTAEMVRNAYQGIGTEYETLLRAFDKENAAFAKRVGKDRAKNTYRKYLTVRKYVADFIKYQYKRSDMSMNELTEEFIRDYCLYLKNVVGLAQSSIWIYSIPLKHIVTAAHYNGKIPRNPFAMYHVDPDHKEREFLTLDELTAMTEIKLEDPNMAFARDLFIFGCWTGISFIDIKNLTEDNISMINGAPWIVSKRQKTGVPFQIKLMDIPMQIIGRYKAFRKGSHLFNIGNLDSINKRIKKVAAMCGIKKRVSFHVSRHSWAVLALEYGMPIESVSKILGHTNITTTQIYAKVTSTKLDHDISVFESRIKGHLPAMGGMA, encoded by the coding sequence ATGAGATGCACTTTCAAGACAGTCTTCTATGTAAATGGAAGCAAGGAGAGAAACGGAATTGTCCCTATCATGGGACGAGTGACAATCAACGGAACTATCGCACAGTTCAGTTGCAAGCAGAGCGTTACCAAGGCTATTTGGGATGCCAAGGGCAACAGAGCCACAGGCAAGAGTAAGGAAGCCAAGGAGGTGAACTTTGCGCTTGACAACATCAAGGCTCAAATCACCAAGCATTACCAACGACTTTCCGACCGTGAGGCGTTCGTTACCGCTGAAATGGTGAGAAACGCCTACCAAGGCATAGGCACGGAATACGAGACATTGCTCAGAGCCTTTGACAAGGAGAACGCAGCTTTTGCCAAGCGTGTGGGCAAGGATAGAGCCAAGAACACCTACCGCAAGTATCTGACGGTAAGAAAGTATGTTGCCGATTTCATCAAGTATCAGTACAAGCGCAGCGATATGTCCATGAACGAGCTTACTGAGGAATTCATCCGTGACTATTGCCTGTATCTGAAGAATGTCGTCGGACTTGCGCAGTCCTCCATTTGGATTTACTCCATACCACTGAAGCATATTGTAACGGCAGCTCACTACAACGGCAAGATACCGAGAAATCCATTTGCCATGTACCACGTTGACCCAGACCACAAGGAACGTGAGTTCTTGACATTGGACGAGCTTACCGCCATGACAGAGATAAAGTTGGAAGACCCGAACATGGCATTTGCGAGAGACCTTTTTATCTTTGGCTGTTGGACAGGTATATCTTTCATCGACATCAAAAACTTGACGGAAGATAACATCAGCATGATAAACGGTGCTCCTTGGATTGTTTCCAAGCGTCAGAAGACAGGTGTTCCGTTCCAAATCAAGTTGATGGACATTCCCATGCAGATTATTGGGAGATACAAGGCTTTCAGAAAAGGAAGTCACTTGTTCAATATCGGCAACCTTGACAGCATCAACAAGCGCATAAAGAAAGTTGCTGCAATGTGTGGCATCAAGAAGCGTGTCTCGTTTCATGTCTCACGTCATAGTTGGGCTGTTTTAGCCTTGGAGTACGGAATGCCGATAGAGAGCGTGAGCAAGATTCTTGGTCACACGAATATCACCACGACACAGATATATGCCAAGGTGACAAGCACCAAGCTTGACCATGACATATCTGTCTTTGAAAGTCGAATCAAGGGGCATTTGCCTGCAATGGGAGGGATGGCATGA
- the tnpB gene encoding IS66 family insertion sequence element accessory protein TnpB (TnpB, as the term is used for proteins encoded by IS66 family insertion elements, is considered an accessory protein, since TnpC, encoded by a neighboring gene, is a DDE family transposase.), with amino-acid sequence MFGLNENTQYYVCQRYVRMNMGINGLYQIVRTEMELPPLGGAVFIFFSKNRQQVKMLKWDGDGFLLYQKRLERGTFELPFFDPQSKQCKMPYKTLSAIMSGICLKSMRYRKRLNL; translated from the coding sequence ATGTTTGGATTAAACGAAAACACCCAGTATTACGTCTGCCAGCGATATGTCCGAATGAACATGGGCATAAATGGCCTGTACCAGATTGTGAGGACGGAGATGGAGCTGCCGCCACTCGGTGGTGCCGTCTTCATCTTCTTCTCAAAGAATCGCCAGCAGGTAAAAATGCTAAAATGGGATGGCGACGGTTTCTTGCTGTATCAGAAGCGACTGGAGCGAGGAACCTTTGAATTACCATTCTTTGATCCCCAAAGCAAACAATGCAAAATGCCGTACAAGACGCTATCTGCCATCATGAGCGGAATTTGCCTGAAAAGTATGAGATATAGGAAACGGCTTAATCTATAG
- a CDS encoding IS66 family transposase, which yields MKKDEIIVLLKKQLQLANEQLQQANATVSSLTAQVSELIERIKSLEELLVQKGIAIDKVNRQNKALGKLVSGKKSERQEKNPQASMTQEEFDKKKTEQAEKRKERKNNGAKRDIHCEMEEVHVTIDPVMDAEFLKTLRLFGTRTCVRYSMEPIKFIKTVYHINTYTDGSILYPGKTPPALLLNSSYSPSFAAGLLQMRYIYSMPVERIIKYFAVSGFTLRKATANKLIARSVDVLGNFYKAICQIVLQQDYVTADETYHKVLLAKIKPTDKGSKKGYLWAVSAPKLGLVFFVYEDGSRSEQVILNVFSDYKGTIQSDAYAPYRKLESDAYPDIMRIACLQHVKRDFIDCGKEDKDAQEVVDILNRFYREDKKHKVGVNGWTVEDHLAYRQSYAPDILQDLLEKLEEISSRKDLLPKSTLAQAVGYALNEYNAICDIFKRGDTALDNNYIERIQRYISLSRRNSMFFGSHEGAGRAAILYSIAISCRPNGINLFEYICDVIEKTAEWQPNTPWEKYRDLLPDRWKKQQQH from the coding sequence ATGAAAAAGGACGAAATTATAGTACTTTTAAAGAAACAGCTTCAGCTTGCAAACGAACAGCTTCAGCAAGCTAATGCTACGGTGAGTTCGCTGACTGCACAGGTCAGCGAACTCATTGAACGTATAAAGTCATTAGAAGAACTACTCGTCCAGAAAGGAATCGCCATTGACAAAGTGAATCGTCAGAACAAGGCACTCGGCAAGCTCGTTTCAGGCAAGAAGTCCGAACGTCAGGAAAAGAATCCACAAGCCTCGATGACCCAGGAGGAATTTGACAAGAAGAAAACAGAGCAGGCCGAAAAGAGAAAGGAACGCAAAAACAATGGTGCCAAGCGTGACATACATTGCGAGATGGAAGAGGTGCATGTTACGATAGATCCAGTCATGGATGCAGAGTTTTTGAAGACGTTGCGTCTCTTCGGAACTCGTACCTGTGTGCGTTACAGCATGGAACCCATCAAATTCATCAAGACCGTGTATCACATCAACACTTATACTGATGGGAGTATCCTGTATCCGGGAAAAACTCCGCCGGCTCTGTTGTTGAATTCTTCCTATTCACCTTCCTTTGCTGCAGGTCTCCTGCAGATGCGATACATCTATTCCATGCCGGTGGAGCGAATCATCAAATACTTTGCCGTCAGTGGGTTTACGTTAAGGAAGGCCACGGCAAACAAGCTGATTGCCAGAAGTGTCGATGTTCTGGGAAACTTTTACAAGGCTATCTGTCAAATAGTGCTGCAGCAGGATTATGTTACGGCAGACGAGACTTATCATAAAGTACTGTTAGCCAAGATAAAGCCTACGGACAAGGGTTCGAAGAAAGGCTACCTCTGGGCTGTAAGTGCGCCTAAACTGGGACTTGTCTTCTTTGTATATGAGGATGGATCACGTTCAGAGCAGGTTATACTTAACGTATTCTCTGATTATAAAGGTACAATACAGAGTGATGCATATGCTCCTTACCGGAAACTGGAGTCGGATGCTTATCCTGACATTATGAGAATCGCCTGCCTACAGCATGTCAAGAGAGATTTCATCGACTGCGGCAAGGAAGACAAGGATGCTCAGGAAGTCGTAGATATCCTCAACAGATTTTATCGAGAAGACAAAAAACATAAGGTTGGGGTAAATGGATGGACCGTTGAAGACCATCTAGCCTATCGGCAGTCATATGCACCGGACATTTTACAGGATTTATTGGAGAAACTGGAGGAAATATCTTCCAGGAAGGATTTGCTGCCCAAGTCTACCTTGGCGCAGGCGGTCGGTTATGCCCTTAATGAATATAATGCCATTTGTGACATCTTCAAAAGAGGTGATACGGCTCTCGATAACAACTATATTGAGAGAATCCAGAGGTACATATCACTATCAAGAAGAAACTCAATGTTCTTTGGCTCGCACGAAGGAGCAGGACGTGCGGCTATCCTATATTCCATCGCCATCTCATGCAGACCGAATGGCATTAATCTGTTTGAATACATATGCGACGTAATAGAAAAGACTGCAGAATGGCAACCAAATACTCCATGGGAAAAATATAGAGACTTACTTCCTGACCGATGGAAAAAGCAGCAACAGCATTAA
- a CDS encoding malectin domain-containing carbohydrate-binding protein produces the protein MKIERKRLVLLSLLVFGSITAFAQKISQNVMQKIYDEVKTPYKYGMVVAPEDNYHKIDCPMVYREGNRWFMTYVVYNGKDGTDGRGYETWLATSDDLLQWKTLGRLLCYADKGWDMNQRAGYPALIDWTWNGSYEMAKYKGRHWMSYFGGEGTGYESVRKPLNMGMASTKGDITQAHPWETSPAPVLSINDKSAQWWEKLTHYKSTVYWDRNKTLGKPFVMFYNAAGINPANQLKAERIGIALSSNMTSWRRLPLRTAKRKTGNPVFFHEAPGIITGDAQIVKFPHYYVMFYFSAFNPKRKYNAYNTFAVSRDLVNWQDWEGADLIYPSKPYDDMFAHKSYVLKHQGVVYHFYCAVNHAGQRGIAVATSVPMGRSQVSFPTLEKKGKRQIMSLNQDWQVSFGKTSEDSITKKMGTFRVNVPNNLDDYYGYRQLKHGNLHGTATYEKHFSVHKQTGKRYFLQLEGVGTFATVKVNRKSYPKELVGRTSFMLDISDALREGDNTLNIKVEHPAMQTNNPWPCGGCSSEWGFSEGSQPFGIFRPVSLIETDEVRVEPFGVHVWNNEACDSVFVDTEVKNYSDHEQTIEVISKLALSSGKTAFRQAGKITLKAGETQVVRHQAKVSDAHLWGITDPYLYTLSSIIKREGKTIDDVATPFGIRSISWPVLRQKQAALRGDSAQMDKKDGRFYLNGSPVFINGTCDYEHLFGQSHAFSHEQIASRVKMMRQAGFNAFREAHQPHNLYYQQLLDEQGMLFWSQFSAHVWYDTSAFRKNFKRLLRRWIKERRNSPSVILWGIQNESVMPKDFTEECAAIIREMDPTAQTMRAITTCNGGEGSDWNVIQNWSGTYGGTADKYDQELKQPNQLLNGEYGAWRTLGFRSSDAEKLHAGDAKALSKAYTEDAFVSLLSKKAMLAESAKDSVCGHFQWLFVSHENPGRVQPDEAYRRIDKVGPFNYKGLLTPWEQPTEGFYWYRNHYTKVQPDTLTPTAADRNRDLLKPAEGYTYLYRVNCGGDAVTDSYGSEWEQDDSVYSHSWAERFGMNPFTASQGHITSRIHGLKSSSAASQHATAPDAKLFQYFRWGRHALNYQFAVPDGEYRVELYFAEPWLGKHEGTGIDCEGERIFDVAINDSVVVDDLDLWAEAGFAGACKKMVDVKVKGGLLTISFPEVKVGEAIISAIAIAAKGEIGDAEKWNTAFKGSKPASGMSKTYWADLDKDVVEKYPKELLPQDNEVFPAVRYKSKTSTWTINPGVAREYMLRFRYKNTTGEQQVGRLKIVDSKGIVLLDRDMTFPKTPNKFKTIGTTTDSQINAGTYQIILSGLPNVSFDYLEVQ, from the coding sequence ATGAAGATCGAAAGAAAAAGACTGGTACTCTTATCTCTTCTTGTCTTTGGCAGCATCACCGCTTTTGCACAGAAAATCAGCCAGAACGTGATGCAGAAGATATACGACGAGGTAAAGACACCTTATAAATATGGTATGGTGGTTGCACCTGAGGACAACTACCACAAGATAGACTGTCCGATGGTGTATCGCGAAGGAAACAGGTGGTTTATGACCTATGTGGTATACAACGGCAAGGACGGAACGGATGGAAGAGGGTATGAAACATGGCTCGCTACCAGCGATGACCTGCTGCAATGGAAAACCCTGGGCCGCCTGCTCTGCTATGCCGACAAGGGATGGGATATGAACCAGCGTGCAGGATATCCGGCGCTGATAGACTGGACCTGGAACGGATCCTATGAGATGGCAAAATACAAAGGTCGCCACTGGATGAGCTATTTCGGTGGAGAAGGTACGGGCTATGAGTCCGTCCGCAAGCCTCTCAATATGGGTATGGCTTCTACCAAAGGCGATATCACCCAGGCTCATCCTTGGGAAACATCCCCTGCGCCTGTTCTCTCTATCAACGACAAGAGTGCACAGTGGTGGGAGAAACTCACCCATTATAAAAGTACCGTCTACTGGGATAGGAACAAGACGCTGGGCAAACCTTTCGTCATGTTCTATAATGCCGCTGGCATCAACCCTGCCAACCAGTTGAAGGCAGAACGCATCGGTATCGCCCTCTCCAGCAACATGACTTCCTGGCGCCGTCTGCCTCTCCGCACAGCCAAGCGGAAGACAGGCAATCCGGTCTTCTTTCATGAGGCTCCGGGCATCATTACGGGAGATGCACAGATCGTGAAGTTCCCGCATTATTATGTCATGTTCTATTTCTCTGCCTTTAATCCGAAGAGAAAATACAATGCCTACAATACCTTTGCCGTGAGCCGGGACCTGGTGAACTGGCAGGACTGGGAGGGAGCCGACCTGATTTATCCTTCCAAACCTTATGATGATATGTTCGCCCATAAGAGTTATGTGCTGAAGCATCAGGGTGTGGTTTACCATTTCTATTGTGCCGTGAACCATGCCGGACAGCGAGGCATTGCCGTGGCTACCAGCGTGCCGATGGGGCGTTCGCAGGTTTCTTTCCCGACACTAGAAAAGAAGGGAAAGCGACAGATTATGAGTCTGAATCAGGACTGGCAGGTAAGCTTCGGCAAGACTTCGGAAGATAGTATCACGAAGAAGATGGGAACCTTCCGGGTGAATGTGCCCAACAATCTGGACGATTATTACGGTTACCGCCAGCTGAAGCACGGCAACCTGCATGGTACCGCCACCTACGAGAAGCATTTCTCCGTTCATAAACAGACCGGAAAACGCTATTTCCTGCAGTTGGAAGGTGTGGGAACCTTTGCTACGGTCAAGGTGAACCGCAAGAGTTATCCGAAGGAATTGGTAGGCAGAACCAGCTTTATGCTCGATATCTCGGATGCGCTCCGTGAGGGCGATAATACATTGAATATCAAGGTAGAACATCCTGCCATGCAGACCAATAATCCTTGGCCTTGTGGTGGCTGTTCGTCAGAGTGGGGCTTCTCGGAGGGCAGTCAGCCTTTCGGTATCTTCCGTCCGGTATCGCTCATCGAAACCGATGAGGTGAGGGTAGAGCCTTTTGGAGTACACGTCTGGAACAACGAAGCATGCGACAGCGTCTTCGTAGATACTGAGGTGAAGAACTATTCCGACCATGAGCAGACCATCGAGGTAATCAGTAAACTGGCGCTGAGCAGCGGCAAGACCGCTTTCCGCCAGGCCGGAAAGATTACCCTGAAGGCAGGCGAGACCCAGGTGGTCCGTCATCAGGCAAAGGTCAGCGATGCCCATCTGTGGGGCATCACGGATCCTTATCTCTATACCCTTTCCAGCATCATCAAACGAGAGGGCAAGACCATCGATGATGTGGCTACCCCTTTCGGCATCCGCTCCATCTCCTGGCCGGTACTCCGACAGAAACAGGCTGCGCTCCGTGGCGATTCAGCCCAGATGGATAAGAAAGACGGCAGATTCTATCTCAACGGCAGTCCGGTTTTCATCAACGGAACCTGCGATTACGAGCATCTCTTCGGTCAGAGTCATGCCTTCTCTCACGAGCAGATAGCTTCCCGTGTCAAGATGATGCGCCAGGCAGGTTTCAATGCCTTCCGTGAGGCTCATCAGCCACATAATCTCTATTACCAGCAGTTGCTGGATGAGCAGGGCATGCTGTTCTGGAGTCAGTTCTCGGCACATGTCTGGTATGATACATCCGCCTTCCGCAAGAACTTCAAGCGTCTGCTGCGCCGCTGGATTAAGGAGCGCCGCAATTCGCCTAGCGTCATTCTCTGGGGCATTCAGAACGAGAGTGTGATGCCGAAGGATTTCACCGAGGAGTGTGCTGCCATTATCCGGGAGATGGACCCTACCGCCCAGACCATGCGCGCCATCACCACCTGTAATGGAGGAGAGGGAAGCGACTGGAATGTGATTCAGAACTGGAGCGGAACCTACGGCGGAACAGCCGATAAATATGATCAGGAATTGAAACAGCCTAACCAGTTGCTGAATGGTGAATATGGTGCCTGGCGCACGCTCGGTTTCCGCAGTTCCGATGCAGAGAAACTGCATGCCGGTGATGCGAAGGCCCTGTCAAAAGCCTATACCGAAGATGCCTTTGTATCTCTTCTCAGCAAGAAGGCGATGCTGGCAGAAAGCGCCAAGGACAGCGTCTGCGGCCATTTCCAGTGGCTCTTCGTATCGCATGAGAACCCAGGCAGAGTGCAGCCAGATGAGGCTTACCGACGCATCGACAAGGTGGGACCGTTCAATTACAAGGGACTTCTCACGCCTTGGGAACAGCCTACCGAAGGCTTCTACTGGTATCGCAATCATTATACGAAGGTGCAGCCTGATACGCTTACGCCTACAGCTGCCGACCGCAACAGAGATCTTCTGAAACCAGCCGAGGGTTATACCTATCTGTATAGAGTGAACTGCGGCGGTGATGCCGTTACAGACAGTTATGGCAGCGAGTGGGAGCAGGACGACAGCGTCTATTCTCATTCCTGGGCAGAGCGTTTCGGCATGAATCCGTTTACGGCGAGTCAGGGACATATCACTTCCCGCATTCATGGTTTGAAATCATCGTCTGCAGCCTCTCAGCATGCTACGGCTCCTGATGCAAAGCTCTTCCAGTATTTCCGTTGGGGCCGTCATGCGCTGAATTATCAGTTTGCTGTTCCGGATGGAGAATATCGCGTAGAACTCTATTTTGCCGAGCCTTGGCTGGGCAAGCATGAGGGCACCGGTATCGATTGTGAAGGCGAGCGCATCTTTGATGTAGCTATCAACGATTCCGTGGTAGTAGATGACCTCGACCTTTGGGCTGAGGCTGGCTTTGCGGGAGCTTGCAAGAAGATGGTAGATGTCAAGGTAAAGGGCGGTCTGCTGACCATTTCTTTCCCGGAAGTTAAGGTGGGAGAGGCTATCATCTCTGCCATCGCCATTGCTGCCAAGGGAGAGATAGGAGATGCTGAGAAGTGGAATACCGCCTTCAAGGGCAGCAAGCCTGCGAGCGGAATGAGCAAGACTTACTGGGCTGACCTGGATAAGGATGTGGTAGAGAAATATCCGAAGGAACTGTTGCCTCAGGACAACGAAGTGTTCCCGGCTGTGCGCTATAAGAGCAAGACCTCAACCTGGACCATCAATCCCGGTGTGGCCCGCGAATACATGTTGCGTTTCCGCTATAAGAACACCACCGGTGAGCAGCAGGTAGGCAGGTTGAAGATAGTGGACAGCAAGGGCATCGTCCTGCTGGATAGAGACATGACCTTCCCTAAAACGCCGAACAAGTTCAAGACCATCGGTACCACTACCGATTCTCAGATCAATGCCGGTACCTATCAGATAATCCTCTCCGGTCTTCCGAACGTTTCGTTTGATTATCTGGAAGTGCAATAA
- a CDS encoding RagB/SusD family nutrient uptake outer membrane protein — MKKMNFKNILFSAALAAGAMSLASCSLEEENPGGFTMENMAANSVESYQTLLNQCYFGMERFLYGTDGFMELTEGDTDLWTYQGNQNTSYTQYFWFFAGAAPNTTYTNGIWNSLYDGIGSCNMAISLANKAPFKTEAERNVKVAEARFLRAIYYFNAVEQFGGVTMITEPASSMNFAPTRTEPLTIYKEIIIPDLEFAVEWLDKGNDATTTQPTKKAALGMLAKVCLQTKEYATDEYIPEALDAAKKLITDCESGGSTYGAYMYPTYEEVFAEKNNKENKEALWKHRWYAGSDGHGSSNGNFKLNRNDEKFLCNINKFGAREDNQTSRLTWEGSQAGIFMPTQYLLNLYVQQDGTLDPRFHKSFTTQWNANRNYEWDESSKNNFGKEDAIVGKKLNTGDLAIKIVMPQDADYATEVSKKVTANYLIVDYKDVYDDANKNVITERGAGENMFRYFYPSLNKHNSSNYYVANASKKRNGNLNATFIIRMAEIYLIAAEADIYLNGGANAMGYINKVRQRAGATLLTGSASVRTVLDERGRELCGEYCRFYDLKRTGMFKDNSYLQATHPDLARYFKPEYALRPISTTFTNGINNGAEYQNPGY; from the coding sequence ATGAAAAAGATGAATTTTAAGAATATATTGTTCTCTGCAGCCCTCGCTGCTGGTGCGATGTCTTTAGCTTCGTGCTCTTTGGAAGAAGAAAACCCTGGTGGTTTTACCATGGAGAACATGGCAGCGAACTCGGTTGAGTCATACCAGACTTTGCTTAATCAGTGCTATTTTGGTATGGAACGTTTCTTGTATGGTACGGATGGTTTCATGGAATTGACAGAAGGTGATACAGACCTCTGGACTTACCAAGGAAATCAGAATACTTCCTATACTCAGTATTTTTGGTTCTTCGCAGGTGCAGCACCTAACACCACCTATACAAATGGTATCTGGAACTCTCTCTATGATGGTATTGGCAGTTGCAATATGGCTATCAGTTTGGCAAATAAAGCCCCTTTTAAAACTGAGGCTGAAAGAAATGTCAAAGTTGCAGAAGCTAGATTCTTGCGTGCTATCTATTATTTCAATGCTGTAGAGCAGTTTGGTGGGGTTACCATGATTACAGAACCGGCTAGCTCTATGAATTTTGCTCCTACCCGTACAGAACCTCTAACGATTTATAAGGAAATTATCATTCCTGACTTGGAGTTTGCTGTGGAATGGCTGGATAAAGGCAATGACGCAACTACTACACAGCCTACCAAAAAAGCTGCACTTGGAATGTTGGCAAAAGTTTGTCTGCAGACCAAAGAGTATGCTACGGATGAGTATATACCTGAGGCGCTTGATGCAGCTAAAAAGCTGATAACTGACTGTGAGTCGGGTGGCTCTACATATGGTGCTTACATGTATCCTACGTATGAGGAGGTTTTTGCTGAGAAAAATAATAAAGAAAACAAGGAGGCTCTATGGAAGCATCGCTGGTATGCTGGCAGCGATGGACATGGTTCTAGTAATGGTAACTTCAAATTGAATCGTAACGATGAGAAGTTCCTCTGTAATATCAATAAGTTTGGTGCTCGTGAAGACAATCAGACTAGCCGTCTAACATGGGAAGGCAGTCAGGCAGGTATCTTCATGCCAACTCAGTATTTGCTCAATCTATATGTACAGCAGGATGGAACACTAGACCCACGTTTCCACAAGTCTTTCACTACTCAGTGGAACGCAAATAGGAATTATGAGTGGGACGAAAGTTCAAAGAACAACTTTGGTAAGGAAGATGCCATTGTTGGCAAGAAGCTCAATACAGGCGACTTGGCCATCAAAATCGTGATGCCTCAGGATGCAGATTATGCAACGGAAGTAAGTAAGAAAGTTACAGCCAACTACTTAATAGTAGATTATAAGGATGTATATGATGATGCAAATAAGAATGTGATAACCGAGCGTGGCGCAGGTGAAAACATGTTCCGCTACTTCTATCCATCTCTTAACAAGCATAATAGCAGCAACTATTATGTTGCTAATGCCAGCAAAAAACGTAATGGAAATTTGAATGCTACATTCATTATACGCATGGCTGAGATTTACCTCATTGCAGCAGAGGCTGATATCTATCTAAATGGCGGGGCTAACGCTATGGGCTATATTAATAAGGTTCGCCAACGTGCAGGGGCTACCCTTCTCACTGGTTCTGCTTCTGTTCGTACAGTATTGGATGAACGTGGTCGTGAGTTATGTGGTGAATACTGCCGCTTCTATGATTTGAAGCGCACAGGAATGTTCAAGGACAATTCATATCTACAGGCTACACATCCAGACTTGGCTAGGTATTTCAAACCAGAGTATGCTCTTCGTCCAATTTCAACAACCTTTACAAATGGTATTAATAATGGCGCTGAATACCAGAATCCTGGTTATTAA